GGACGTATCCGGCACAGGGGTGATGTGGATCGCGCTGGCGTTCCTCACCCTCATCGCGCTCATCAACCTCCGCGGAGTCGGCGAGAGTGTGTGGTTCAACGTCGTCCTCACCCTCATCGAACTGAGCGGTCTGCTGCTGGTCATCGTCGTCGGATTCTTCGCGCTCGGTTCGGGCGATGCCGACTTCTCCCGTGTGATGATCTTCGAGACCGAAGGGGACAAGAGCGTCTTCCTTGCGGTCACCGGTGCCACTGCGCTCGCCTTCTTCTCCATGGTCGGGTTCGAGGATTCGGTCAACATGGTCGAAGAGACGAAGGACCCGCGCGTGTTCCCGAAGATCATGCTCTCGGGCCTGACGATCACCGGCATCATCTACGTCCTCGTCTCCCTCGTCACCGTCGCGGCTGTGCCCATCGGTGTTCTCACCGAGAGCGAGACGCCGCTGCTCGAGGTCGTCCGCGAAGGCGCCCCGGGCCTGCCGATCGATACGATCTTCCCGTTCATGACGATGTTCGCGGTCGCGAACTCGGCGCTGATCAACATGCTCATGGCCAGCCGTCTGCTGTACGGAATGGCCAAGCAGAACGTGCTCCCGCCCGTGTTCGCGAAGGTCATGGCCGGCCGCCGGTCGCCGTGGGTGTCGATCATCTTCACGACCCTGATCGCCTTCGCGCTCATCTTCTTCGTGACCACGATCCTGCCCGAGACGGTGACTGCGTCCCTCGGAGGCACCACCTCGCTGCTGCTGTTGGCCGTGTTCGCGGTCGTCAACGTCGCCGTGCTCATCCTGCGCAAGGACAAGTCCGGCAACGCCGAACACTTCAAGGCTCCGACGATCCTGCCGTGGATCGGCGTCATCACCTGCGTGTTCCTCGTCGGCCCATGGGCCCGTCTCGATGAGCTCATCCAGTACCAGATCGCAGCGGCGCTCGTCGGCATCGGCGTCGTCCTGTGGGCCGTGACCTGGTTCTGGAATCGTTCAACGAAGGGCACGAGCACCCGGTTCCGCAATCCCGAAGAGCTGACGTGAGCCCATTCCCTCGCCGAGGCGGGGCGCCGTCCCGCGGGGGCGCTTCCTCACCGATTCGGTCCGCCGACGAGTGCGGTCGGCCTCACCCCGAGGCGGCCCGGCGGTCCCACTCGGACGTGCACCGACGCAGCGGTGCGCTTCGGACCGCCCGCCGACCTATGTCGGTATCACTCGATATGCTGGGACGGTGGGTTCCGGACCTGCGCACTCGGATCCAAAACAGCTCAATCCAACGAAGGTGAAGAATGACAGTACTCGTCGGTTACGTCAACAATCCCGCCGGACACGCTGCTCTCGATGCCGGCATCGCGCAGGCGAAGAAGGACGGCAAGGA
Above is a window of Brevibacterium siliguriense DNA encoding:
- a CDS encoding APC family permease, which translates into the protein MSDKEPTTTIDPGDGHQPETLKRVMGPKLLLLFIVGDILGTGVYALTGKVAGQVGGAGWAPVILAFLIALITAFSYMELVTKYPQAAGAALYTHKAFGVHFVTFLVAFAVLSSGITSASTASNVFAANLVAGFGWDVSGTGVMWIALAFLTLIALINLRGVGESVWFNVVLTLIELSGLLLVIVVGFFALGSGDADFSRVMIFETEGDKSVFLAVTGATALAFFSMVGFEDSVNMVEETKDPRVFPKIMLSGLTITGIIYVLVSLVTVAAVPIGVLTESETPLLEVVREGAPGLPIDTIFPFMTMFAVANSALINMLMASRLLYGMAKQNVLPPVFAKVMAGRRSPWVSIIFTTLIAFALIFFVTTILPETVTASLGGTTSLLLLAVFAVVNVAVLILRKDKSGNAEHFKAPTILPWIGVITCVFLVGPWARLDELIQYQIAAALVGIGVVLWAVTWFWNRSTKGTSTRFRNPEELT